The sequence CACGAGCACCGCGATCCGCTCGTTCGCGCGCCGCAGGTAATCGTCGACGCGGTTCCAGCGCGACGCGCGCGAGCGCGCTGCCGACGCCGCGCACGCCGTGCGGCGGATAACGCGTCGCCGCCACCGCCGCGCGCGCCTCGTCGGCGCTCTGCACCATCGGCACGAGCAGCGTCTGCGCGCCGAGATCGAGCACCTGCTTGACGGCCACCGCGTCGTTCCACGGCACGCGCACGACGGGATGCGACGGATACGCGGCGATCGCCTGCAGTTGCGCGAGGATCGTCGGCACCGTGTTCGGCGCGTGCTCGCCGTCGATCAGCAGCCAGTCGAAGCCCGCGCCCGCGACGACCTCGGCCGCATAGGGATTCGCGAGTCCGAGCCACAGCCCGATCTGCGCGTGCCCGCGCGCAAGCGCGGCCTTGAACGTATTCTCAGGAATGCGCATCGCTCACCGTCATTCGAAATGGCAATGAATCGCGCCGAGCGGGCCGTAATCGACGTTGAACGTATCGCCGCTCTTCGCCGCGCACGGCCGCGTGAACGATCCGCCGAGGATGATCTCGCCCGCGTCGAGCGACACGTCGAAGCGGGCGAGCCGGTTCGCGAGCCACGCGACGCCGTTCGCCGGATGGTTCAGCACGCCGGCGGCGACGCCCGTTTCCTCGACGACGCCGTTGCGCGACATGATCGCCGCGACCCAGCGCAGATCGACGTCCATCGGGCGCACGGGCCGCCCGCCGAGCACGACGCCCGCGTTCGCCGCGTTGTCGGCGATCGTGTCGAACACCTTGCGCGGGCGCTTCGTGTCCGGATCGATCGACTGGCTGCGCGCATCGATGATCTCGAGCGCGGGCACCACGTAGTCGACCGCGTCGTACACGTCGAACACCGTGCAGTCCGGCCCCTTGAGCGGCTTGCCGAGCACGAACGCGAGCTCGACCTCGACGCGCGGCACGATGAAGCGGCGCGTCGGAATCGTCGCGCCGTCCTCGAAGAACATGTCGTCGAGCAGCGCGCCGAAGTCGGGCTCGTCGATCTGCGACGACGACTGCATCGCCTTCGACGTGAGGCCGATCTTGTGCCCCTTCAGCACGCGCCCTTCGGCGAGCTTCATGTC is a genomic window of Burkholderia mallei ATCC 23344 containing:
- the hpaH gene encoding 2-oxo-hept-4-ene-1,7-dioate hydratase, with protein sequence MLDSATIQLLARRLHVAERERRQIRQISLDYPEITIDDAYAIQRTWVDMKLAEGRVLKGHKIGLTSKAMQSSSQIDEPDFGALLDDMFFEDGATIPTRRFIVPRVEVELAFVLGKPLKGPDCTVFDVYDAVDYVVPALEIIDARSQSIDPDTKRPRKVFDTIADNAANAGVVLGGRPVRPMDVDLRWVAAIMSRNGVVEETGVAAGVLNHPANGVAWLANRLARFDVSLDAGEIILGGSFTRPCAAKSGDTFNVDYGPLGAIHCHFE